In Streptomyces sp. NBC_00433, a single genomic region encodes these proteins:
- a CDS encoding N-acetylneuraminate synthase family protein: MTSPLASLPSNLRPVGSRHIGNGQPVYVTGEIGINHNGDLENAFALIDAAVAAGCDAVKFQKRTPEICTPRDQWEIERDTPWGRMTYIDYRHRVEFDEAGYRSIDEYCRKRGIDWFASPWDVESVAFLEKFDVPAHKVASACLTDDDLLRALRATGRTVILSTGMSTPRQIRHAVEVLGSDNIVLCHATSTYPAKHEELNLRMINTLQNEYPNVPVGYSGHEVGLQTTLAAVALGAVFVERHITLDRAMWGSDQAASVESTGLERLVRDIRIIETSLGDGVKKVYDGELGPMKKLRRVAGVVAETEAAEAASETASV, translated from the coding sequence GTGACCTCTCCTCTCGCTTCCCTCCCCTCCAATCTCCGCCCGGTCGGCTCCCGCCACATCGGCAACGGCCAGCCCGTGTACGTGACCGGCGAGATCGGCATCAACCACAACGGCGACCTGGAGAACGCGTTCGCCCTCATCGACGCGGCCGTCGCCGCGGGCTGCGACGCGGTCAAGTTCCAGAAGCGCACCCCGGAGATCTGCACCCCGCGCGACCAGTGGGAGATCGAGCGGGACACCCCGTGGGGCCGGATGACGTACATCGACTACCGCCACCGCGTGGAGTTCGACGAGGCCGGCTACCGCTCGATCGACGAATACTGCCGCAAGCGCGGCATCGACTGGTTCGCCTCCCCGTGGGACGTCGAGTCCGTCGCCTTCCTGGAGAAGTTCGACGTGCCCGCGCACAAGGTCGCGTCCGCCTGCCTGACCGACGACGACCTGCTGCGCGCGCTGCGCGCCACCGGCCGCACGGTCATCCTGTCCACCGGCATGTCGACGCCCCGGCAGATCCGGCACGCCGTCGAGGTGCTCGGCAGCGACAACATCGTGCTCTGCCACGCCACGTCGACCTACCCGGCCAAGCACGAAGAGCTCAACCTGCGGATGATCAACACCCTGCAGAACGAGTACCCGAACGTCCCCGTCGGCTACTCCGGCCACGAGGTCGGCCTGCAGACCACGCTGGCCGCCGTCGCGCTCGGCGCCGTCTTCGTCGAGCGGCACATCACCCTCGACCGCGCCATGTGGGGCTCCGACCAGGCCGCCTCGGTCGAGTCGACCGGCCTGGAGCGGCTGGTCCGCGACATCCGCATCATCGAGACCTCCCTCGGCGACGGCGTCAAGAAGGTCTACGACGGCGAGCTGGGCCCGATGAAGAAGCTGCGCCGCGTCGCCGGCGTCGTCGCCGAGACCGAGGCCGCCGAGGCCGCCTCGGAGACCGCGTCCGTCTGA
- a CDS encoding acyltransferase, with amino-acid sequence MSLHVPDSAGQATDSIPRPGAEPEAAPGAQPEALPKPPAEAAAAVRPRGRLRALDGLRLVAALMVAFYHYAGQDGIVAGAWGETPRDIWPQASSMFNYGCLGVELFFVISGFVICMSGWGRTVKDFTISRITRLYPAYWAALIISTVVYVLADYKRIPNTDLLVNFSMLQMPLGAHRVLGVCWTLWAEMRFYVLFALVIVWPGATRKRVLLFCGLWMLAAVYADASNASSFIKVALMPEYAPYFIGGMGLYLIYRFGHDAVSWGIVICAFLIGQRYAVAANTVGKHVHVFHHRTPTGVTLVVFLSFLAVALVTLVPRIAAINWRWLTTAGILTYPFYLIHEHVGWVTIDQFVHHTSLPDNVILPLTILVMLGVAWVVHLSVERTVAPLLKRVLNRSLTAAALSAEKPVRH; translated from the coding sequence ATGAGTCTGCACGTCCCCGACTCGGCCGGTCAGGCCACGGACTCGATCCCCCGGCCCGGCGCCGAGCCGGAAGCCGCCCCCGGCGCGCAGCCCGAGGCGCTGCCGAAGCCGCCCGCGGAGGCCGCCGCCGCGGTCCGCCCGCGCGGCCGGCTGCGCGCCCTGGACGGGCTGCGCCTGGTGGCCGCGCTGATGGTGGCCTTCTACCACTACGCCGGGCAGGACGGCATAGTCGCCGGCGCCTGGGGGGAGACGCCCCGCGACATCTGGCCGCAGGCGTCCTCGATGTTCAACTACGGCTGCCTGGGCGTCGAGTTGTTCTTCGTCATCAGCGGCTTCGTGATCTGCATGAGCGGCTGGGGCCGCACCGTGAAGGACTTCACGATCTCCCGCATCACCCGGCTCTACCCCGCCTACTGGGCGGCGCTGATCATCTCCACCGTGGTCTACGTGCTGGCGGACTACAAGCGCATCCCGAACACCGACCTGCTGGTCAACTTCTCCATGCTCCAGATGCCGCTCGGCGCGCACCGCGTGCTCGGCGTGTGCTGGACGCTGTGGGCGGAGATGCGCTTCTACGTCCTCTTCGCGCTGGTCATCGTGTGGCCGGGGGCGACCAGGAAGCGGGTGCTGCTCTTCTGCGGCCTGTGGATGCTCGCCGCGGTCTACGCGGACGCCTCCAACGCGTCGTCCTTCATCAAGGTCGCGCTGATGCCCGAGTACGCCCCCTACTTCATCGGCGGCATGGGCCTCTACCTGATCTACCGCTTCGGCCACGACGCGGTGTCCTGGGGCATCGTGATCTGCGCGTTCCTGATCGGCCAGCGCTACGCGGTCGCCGCGAACACCGTCGGCAAGCACGTGCACGTCTTCCACCACCGCACCCCGACCGGGGTGACCCTGGTGGTCTTCCTGTCCTTCCTCGCGGTGGCCCTGGTCACCCTGGTGCCGCGGATCGCCGCGATCAACTGGCGCTGGCTGACCACCGCGGGCATCCTGACCTACCCCTTCTACCTGATCCACGAGCACGTCGGCTGGGTCACCATCGACCAGTTCGTGCACCACACCAGCCTGCCGGACAACGTCATCCTGCCGCTGACCATCCTGGTCATGCTGGGGGTGGCCTGGGTGGTGCACCTGTCCGTGGAGCGCACGGTGGCGCCGCTGCTCAAGCGGGTGCTGAACCGCTCGCTCACCGCGGCGGCCCTGTCCGCCGAGAAGCCGGTACGGCACTGA
- a CDS encoding acylneuraminate cytidylyltransferase, with product MSETQRPPAGTAETERAGARVLAVIPARGGSKGVPGKNLAPVGGVPLVARAVRACVRARRVTAVVVSTDDPSIAEAARTAGAEVVLRPVAIAGDTATSEAAVLHAMDAHEAMSADSTDVVLLVQCTSPFITSDEIDGVVAAVVDGGADTAHTVAPFHGFIWREPAEDVAESGSAYGVNHDKATRPRRQDRPQDLLETGAAYAMRAPGFRAAGHRFFGRTALVRTDPAKVLEIDEPADLQRARALAPLIDPTAATPTRDDVDAVVLDFDGTQTDDRVLIDSDGHEAVTVHRGDGLGIAALRRAGLPVLILSTETNPVVAARARKLNVPVLHGIDRKDLALKQWCEENGIAPERVLYAGNDVNDLPCFGLVGWPVAVAGAHDVVRAAARAITTADGGHGAIREIAAWLLGPTLAR from the coding sequence ATGAGTGAGACGCAGCGCCCGCCGGCGGGAACGGCGGAGACGGAGCGCGCCGGGGCCAGAGTGCTGGCCGTCATCCCCGCCCGCGGCGGGTCCAAGGGCGTGCCCGGGAAGAACCTGGCGCCGGTCGGCGGCGTGCCGCTGGTCGCGCGGGCGGTACGGGCCTGCGTACGGGCCCGCCGCGTCACCGCCGTGGTGGTCTCGACGGACGACCCGTCGATCGCCGAGGCGGCCCGCACCGCCGGCGCCGAGGTCGTGCTGCGCCCGGTCGCCATCGCCGGCGACACCGCGACCAGCGAGGCCGCGGTGCTGCACGCGATGGACGCCCACGAGGCGATGTCCGCCGACAGCACCGACGTGGTGCTGCTGGTCCAGTGCACCAGCCCCTTCATCACCTCCGACGAGATCGACGGCGTCGTCGCCGCGGTGGTCGACGGCGGCGCCGACACCGCCCACACCGTCGCCCCCTTCCACGGCTTCATCTGGCGCGAGCCGGCCGAGGACGTCGCCGAGAGCGGCTCCGCCTACGGCGTCAACCACGACAAGGCCACCCGCCCGCGCCGCCAGGACCGCCCGCAGGACCTGCTGGAGACCGGCGCCGCCTACGCCATGCGCGCCCCCGGCTTCCGCGCCGCGGGCCACCGCTTCTTCGGGCGCACCGCCCTGGTCCGCACCGATCCCGCGAAGGTGCTGGAGATCGACGAGCCCGCCGACCTCCAGCGCGCCCGCGCCCTGGCCCCGCTGATCGACCCGACAGCGGCCACCCCGACCCGCGACGACGTCGACGCGGTCGTACTGGACTTCGACGGCACCCAGACCGACGACCGGGTGCTGATCGATTCGGACGGACATGAGGCCGTCACCGTGCACCGCGGTGACGGGCTCGGGATCGCGGCCCTGCGCCGTGCGGGACTTCCCGTCCTCATCCTGTCCACCGAGACCAACCCGGTCGTCGCCGCCCGAGCGAGGAAGCTCAACGTCCCCGTCCTGCACGGCATCGACCGCAAGGACCTCGCGCTCAAGCAGTGGTGCGAGGAGAACGGCATCGCGCCCGAGCGGGTGCTCTACGCCGGGAACGACGTCAACGACCTGCCGTGCTTCGGCCTGGTCGGCTGGCCCGTCGCCGTCGCGGGGGCCCATGACGTCGTGCGGGCCGCTGCCCGTGCGATCACCACGGCCGACGGCGGCCACGGCGCGATCCGCGAGATCGCCGCGTGGCTGCTCGGCCCCACTCTGGCCCGCTGA
- a CDS encoding amidohydrolase, whose amino-acid sequence MGPTLTGVNDSPTATSGALSEELRDELIAFRRDLHRHPELSRQEFRTTEKIRARLELAGLDPVVLPGGTGLMCDIGPDDPERGRLALRADIDALPVPDTKTVEYRSTVEGRAHACGHDVHTSVVLGAGLVLAELAAQGRLPRPVRLVFQAAEEVMPGGALDAVKAGVLDGVERIFAVHCDPKVEVGRIGLRQGPITSAADKLLLTLDGPGGHSARPHLTTDLVMATAKLATELPTVLTRRADPRSGLSVVWGRIAAGHAANVIPQHAELEGTVRCLDLAAWHEAPDLVHEVIDQVAAMYRAKCEITYQRGVPPVVNEAVSTELLRDAMTARRGLHAVEDTEQSLGGEDFSWYLERVPGALARLGVRPVGDTAKRDLHQGDFDVDEGAIKVGVELFTGVALLV is encoded by the coding sequence ATGGGGCCTACCCTGACTGGGGTGAACGACTCACCCACAGCGACATCCGGTGCGCTGTCCGAAGAACTGCGCGATGAGCTCATCGCTTTCCGCCGTGACCTGCACAGGCACCCGGAATTGAGCCGGCAGGAGTTCAGGACCACCGAGAAGATCAGGGCCAGGCTGGAGCTCGCCGGGCTCGACCCGGTGGTGCTGCCCGGCGGGACCGGGCTGATGTGCGACATCGGGCCCGACGACCCGGAGCGGGGGCGGCTCGCGCTGCGGGCCGACATCGACGCGCTCCCGGTGCCCGACACCAAGACCGTGGAATACCGCTCGACCGTCGAGGGCCGGGCGCACGCCTGCGGGCACGACGTGCACACGTCCGTCGTGCTGGGCGCGGGCCTGGTGCTCGCGGAGCTGGCCGCGCAGGGCCGGCTGCCCCGTCCGGTGCGGCTGGTCTTCCAGGCGGCCGAGGAGGTCATGCCCGGCGGCGCGCTCGACGCGGTGAAGGCCGGCGTGCTCGACGGGGTGGAACGTATCTTCGCCGTGCACTGCGACCCCAAGGTCGAGGTCGGCAGGATCGGCCTGCGGCAGGGGCCGATCACCTCGGCGGCCGACAAGCTGCTGCTCACCCTGGACGGGCCCGGCGGCCACAGCGCCCGCCCGCACCTGACCACCGACCTGGTGATGGCGACCGCCAAGCTGGCCACCGAGCTGCCGACCGTGCTGACCCGCCGCGCCGACCCGCGCTCGGGCCTGAGCGTGGTGTGGGGCCGGATCGCGGCCGGCCACGCGGCGAACGTCATCCCGCAGCACGCCGAGCTGGAGGGCACCGTCCGCTGCCTGGACCTGGCGGCCTGGCACGAGGCGCCCGACCTGGTGCACGAGGTGATCGACCAGGTCGCCGCGATGTACCGCGCCAAGTGCGAGATCACCTACCAGCGCGGGGTGCCGCCGGTGGTGAACGAGGCGGTGTCGACCGAGCTGCTGCGGGACGCGATGACCGCCAGGCGCGGCCTGCACGCGGTGGAGGACACCGAGCAAAGCCTGGGCGGCGAGGACTTCTCGTGGTATCTGGAGCGGGTGCCGGGCGCGCTGGCCCGGCTCGGGGTGCGGCCGGTGGGGGACACCGCGAAGCGCGATCTGCACCAGGGTGATTTCGACGTGGACGAGGGCGCGATCAAGGTCGGCGTGGAGCTCTTCACCGGGGTTGCGCTGCTGGTCTGA
- a CDS encoding glycosyltransferase has product MAGPLRGTEPAHTSAPSDAAPRAIAAPGSSPDSSVSGAQAPRDVAVVTIGGVDGDSRALRVAAAAQAAGYRVTLVGQAPATVAPRGIDVRQVVVQGVLGNHRVRRPRPGLRWPLAYRSAGAHDHRTVRVEAARALLVTRSAELNLVHRPLPLLALARCGHALAWVRYGVRAGWTRVRAAQYLAAVRRRRHPDARLDNLMTDLTRLLLGRRAWRRLDPGLLDEEVAYGPVLDEVRPHLIHALGHRALGVAIRAALRAEGTGHRVEVVWDVPPRTPAPTRRANVAGDAHERSFAREADGVVTVGEGLARELRARHRLPATPAVVRNAPPLAKAAARHPHGVRDRCRLAPDVPLLVHAGPVTPDRGPATVIEALPKLYDLHAAFVVPDPSHPDLAALRFRAAQLGVHARLHVLPYVPVAEIPAFLASADIGVLPVHKLPHHQSVLATRYFEYAHARLPVVVSDVRAMAAATLELGNGEVFRAGDTADFVRAVGAVLTNPRRYRKAYDRVDVLREWSWQTESAPLLDLYARLLGP; this is encoded by the coding sequence ATGGCGGGACCTTTACGCGGCACCGAGCCCGCACACACCTCGGCCCCGAGCGACGCGGCCCCGAGGGCGATCGCGGCCCCGGGCAGCAGCCCGGACTCCTCCGTGTCCGGGGCCCAGGCCCCACGCGATGTCGCGGTCGTCACCATCGGCGGCGTCGACGGCGACTCCCGCGCCCTGCGCGTGGCGGCGGCGGCCCAGGCCGCGGGCTACCGTGTCACGCTCGTGGGGCAGGCACCCGCGACCGTGGCGCCGCGCGGCATCGACGTACGGCAGGTCGTCGTCCAGGGCGTGCTGGGCAATCACCGGGTGCGGCGCCCGCGCCCGGGGCTGCGCTGGCCCCTGGCCTACCGCAGTGCCGGCGCGCACGACCACCGCACGGTGCGGGTCGAGGCGGCGCGGGCGCTGCTGGTGACCCGGTCGGCGGAGCTGAACCTGGTGCACCGCCCGCTCCCGCTGCTGGCGCTGGCCCGGTGCGGCCACGCGCTGGCCTGGGTGCGCTACGGGGTGCGGGCCGGCTGGACGCGGGTGCGGGCGGCGCAGTACCTGGCGGCCGTACGCCGGCGGCGCCATCCGGACGCCCGGCTGGACAACCTGATGACGGACCTGACCCGGCTGCTGCTCGGCCGCAGGGCCTGGCGCCGGCTCGACCCGGGCCTGCTGGACGAGGAGGTCGCCTACGGCCCAGTGCTCGACGAGGTGCGCCCGCACCTCATCCACGCGCTGGGGCACCGCGCGCTGGGAGTGGCGATCAGGGCGGCGCTGCGCGCGGAGGGGACGGGGCACCGTGTCGAGGTGGTGTGGGACGTCCCGCCGCGCACCCCCGCCCCGACCCGCAGGGCCAATGTGGCCGGGGACGCGCACGAGCGGTCGTTCGCCCGGGAGGCGGACGGCGTCGTCACCGTCGGCGAGGGCCTGGCCCGTGAGCTGCGGGCCAGGCACCGGCTGCCGGCGACCCCCGCCGTGGTGCGCAACGCGCCGCCGCTGGCCAAGGCCGCGGCCCGGCATCCGCACGGCGTGCGCGACCGCTGCCGGCTGGCGCCCGACGTACCGCTGCTGGTGCACGCGGGTCCGGTCACGCCCGACCGGGGCCCGGCGACCGTCATCGAGGCGCTGCCCAAGCTGTACGACCTGCACGCGGCCTTCGTCGTCCCCGACCCGTCGCACCCGGACCTGGCGGCGCTGCGCTTCCGCGCCGCCCAACTCGGCGTCCACGCCCGGCTGCATGTGCTGCCGTACGTCCCGGTCGCGGAGATCCCGGCCTTCCTGGCCTCGGCGGACATCGGCGTCCTGCCGGTCCACAAGCTCCCGCACCACCAGTCGGTGCTGGCCACCCGCTACTTCGAGTACGCGCACGCCCGTCTCCCCGTGGTGGTCAGCGATGTGCGCGCGATGGCCGCGGCCACCCTGGAGCTGGGCAATGGCGAGGTCTTCCGCGCGGGCGACACCGCCGACTTCGTGCGCGCGGTCGGCGCGGTGCTGACCAACCCGCGGCGCTACCGCAAGGCGTACGACCGCGTCGACGTCCTGCGCGAATGGTCCTGGCAGACGGAGTCCGCCCCGCTGCTCGACCTCTACGCCCGCCTGCTTGGGCCATAG
- a CDS encoding glycosyltransferase: MFKLSVIVPFFNVQSFVPDALHSLRANARPDYEFLLMDDGSTDRTPQLLEEGVRTLPGARIIRREHTGVSALRNAGIDESRGRYVTFMDGDDWYAPGYLPQLVAAMDDLDVDFVRTDHLKCTGSTRNIMRAPHGRRNAVLDPRDTVLPADRPALVDYAYCWAGAFHRRIVDKGIVHFPTDLRTAEDRPWTWQLHLGAESCAVVNLIGVHYRRGVTTSLTQISDERQLDFIRASERIFSMLANDKDGERFLPKAVRQFCALIVFHLDQIDRFEPAMARRLKSSCAAALGRLPSDVLAGVLDSMDLERSSKIRRLRWRFGGRSEVPDPEIGVPDNAGTPGAVVA; this comes from the coding sequence GTGTTCAAGCTCTCCGTCATCGTGCCCTTTTTCAATGTGCAGTCTTTCGTGCCAGACGCACTGCACAGCCTCCGGGCCAACGCCCGCCCGGATTACGAGTTCCTGCTGATGGACGACGGTTCGACCGACCGGACGCCGCAGCTGCTGGAAGAAGGGGTACGCACGCTCCCCGGAGCACGCATCATCCGCCGCGAGCACACCGGTGTCTCGGCGCTTCGCAATGCCGGCATCGACGAGTCACGCGGGCGCTACGTGACGTTCATGGACGGCGACGACTGGTACGCGCCGGGCTACCTGCCGCAGCTGGTCGCGGCGATGGACGACCTGGACGTGGACTTCGTCCGCACCGACCACCTCAAGTGCACCGGCAGCACCCGCAACATCATGCGGGCCCCGCACGGCCGCCGCAACGCGGTGCTCGACCCGCGCGACACCGTGCTGCCCGCCGACCGGCCCGCGCTGGTCGACTACGCCTACTGCTGGGCCGGCGCCTTCCACCGGCGCATCGTCGACAAGGGCATCGTCCACTTCCCGACCGACCTGCGCACCGCCGAGGACCGGCCGTGGACCTGGCAGCTGCACCTGGGCGCCGAGAGCTGCGCGGTGGTCAACCTGATCGGGGTCCACTACCGGCGCGGGGTCACCACCTCGCTCACCCAGATCAGCGACGAGCGCCAGCTGGACTTCATCCGCGCCTCCGAGCGGATCTTCTCGATGCTGGCGAACGACAAGGACGGCGAGCGCTTCCTGCCCAAGGCCGTCCGACAGTTCTGCGCGCTGATCGTCTTCCACCTCGACCAGATCGACCGCTTCGAGCCGGCGATGGCCCGCCGGCTGAAGTCGTCCTGCGCCGCCGCGCTCGGCCGGCTGCCGTCCGACGTGCTGGCCGGGGTGCTCGACTCGATGGACCTGGAGCGCAGTTCGAAGATCCGCCGGCTGCGCTGGCGCTTCGGCGGCAGGTCGGAGGTGCCCGATCCGGAGATCGGGGTGCCGGACAACGCCGGCACTCCCGGAGCGGTGGTCGCGTGA
- a CDS encoding alpha-2,8-polysialyltransferase family protein yields the protein MAATRRHTQLLLASTLYGAATLAAAIDAGALPAADRRVLVVSNNSGVPETTESLDQAPGFGALRSRFDQVVSWNEAISPLHPGGWQPSADEVPMWERYFRMVWALGDDEVDLVVESLQVAPALSFAQVFLGSPISVYADGLMSYGPTRNKLGLLVDTRIDRLLHLDLVPGLEPLLLTEFGVPSQIVPGAEFTKVLAEVAEAAGDAGGDALDELPQNAALLLGQYLSALGILSAEEEEQLHLSMVRGAVALGHKKIVFKPHPTAPAHWTEPLTAEAAALGAELTVLNTPVLAEVVYQKARPALVAGCFSTALLTASVLYGIPVARTGTRLVLDRLVPYQNSNRVPVTIVHATLPDLADPAAVRGWSPPSPEQVAAELTPLLHTVGYCMQSQAHPRLRDGAAAWLSANLTAETWPYFKRRRLTSLALPGAVPARLAFVPRNRTVRRVARRARALKKAALG from the coding sequence ATGGCCGCCACCCGCAGGCACACCCAGCTGCTGCTCGCCTCCACCCTCTACGGCGCCGCCACGCTCGCCGCCGCGATCGACGCGGGCGCGCTGCCCGCCGCCGACCGCCGCGTGCTGGTGGTCAGCAACAACTCCGGCGTGCCGGAGACCACGGAAAGCCTCGACCAGGCACCGGGTTTCGGCGCGCTGCGCAGCCGCTTCGACCAGGTGGTGTCCTGGAACGAGGCCATCTCCCCCCTGCACCCCGGCGGTTGGCAGCCCAGCGCCGACGAGGTGCCGATGTGGGAGCGCTACTTCCGGATGGTGTGGGCGCTCGGCGACGACGAAGTCGACCTGGTCGTGGAGTCGTTGCAGGTCGCGCCCGCGCTGTCCTTCGCGCAGGTCTTCCTCGGCTCGCCGATCTCCGTCTACGCCGACGGCCTGATGTCGTACGGCCCGACCCGCAACAAGCTCGGGCTGCTGGTCGACACCAGGATCGACCGGCTGCTGCACCTGGACCTCGTCCCCGGCCTCGAACCGCTGCTGCTCACCGAGTTCGGGGTGCCCTCGCAGATCGTGCCGGGCGCCGAATTCACCAAGGTGCTCGCCGAGGTCGCCGAGGCGGCCGGCGACGCGGGCGGCGACGCCCTGGACGAACTGCCGCAGAATGCCGCGCTGCTGCTCGGGCAGTACCTGTCGGCGCTGGGCATACTCAGCGCCGAAGAGGAGGAGCAGCTGCACCTGTCGATGGTGCGCGGCGCCGTCGCACTCGGCCACAAGAAGATCGTCTTCAAACCGCACCCGACCGCACCCGCCCACTGGACCGAGCCGCTCACGGCCGAAGCCGCCGCGCTGGGCGCCGAGTTGACGGTGCTGAACACCCCGGTGCTGGCCGAGGTGGTCTACCAGAAGGCGCGTCCCGCGCTGGTGGCCGGCTGCTTCTCCACCGCGCTGCTCACCGCGTCGGTGCTCTACGGCATCCCGGTGGCCCGCACCGGCACCAGGCTGGTGCTCGACCGCCTGGTGCCCTACCAGAACAGCAACCGGGTGCCGGTCACCATCGTGCACGCGACGCTGCCCGACCTGGCCGACCCCGCCGCCGTACGCGGCTGGTCGCCGCCGTCGCCTGAGCAGGTCGCGGCGGAGCTGACGCCGCTGCTGCACACCGTCGGCTACTGCATGCAGTCCCAGGCCCACCCGCGGCTGCGGGACGGGGCCGCGGCCTGGCTCAGCGCGAACCTGACCGCGGAGACCTGGCCGTACTTCAAGCGGCGGCGGCTGACGTCGCTGGCGTTGCCCGGCGCCGTCCCGGCCCGGCTCGCGTTCGTGCCCCGCAACCGCACCGTCCGCCGGGTCGCCCGCCGCGCCCGCGCCCTCAAGAAAGCGGCTCTCGGATGA
- a CDS encoding methylmalonyl-CoA mutase family protein, which yields MTRESESGLPIEPVYGPEALRDWDPAQKLGEPGGYPFTRGVYPSMYTGRPWTMRQYAGFGTASESNARYKQLIANGTMGLSVAFDLPTQMGHDSDAAIAHGEVGKVGVAIDSIDDMLVLFDGIPLDKVSTSMTINAPAALLLLLYQLVGEEQGVPAEQLTGTIQNDVLKEYIARGTYIFPPKPSLRLIADIFAYCKAEIPKWNTISISGYHMAEAGASPAQEIAFTLADGIEYVRTAVAAGMDVDDFAPRLSFFFVSRTTILEEVAKFRAARRIWARVMREEFGARNPKSLMLRFHTQTAGVQLTAQQPEVNLVRVAVQGLAAVLGGTQSLHTNSFDEAIALPTDKSARLALRTQQVLAYETDVTATVDPFAGSYVVEAMTDEVEAATVELMAKVEELGGAVAAIEHGFQKGEIERNAYRIALETDAGERVVVGVNRFKLDEEEPYEPLRVDPAIEAQQAARLGALRDARDQDAVDAALSALQKAAAGTENVLYPMRDALRARATVGEVCNALREVWGTYVPTDAF from the coding sequence ATGACGCGCGAGTCGGAAAGCGGCCTGCCGATCGAGCCGGTCTACGGCCCGGAGGCGCTGCGCGACTGGGACCCGGCGCAGAAGCTGGGGGAGCCCGGCGGCTATCCCTTCACCCGCGGGGTCTACCCGTCGATGTACACCGGACGGCCGTGGACGATGCGGCAGTACGCCGGGTTCGGCACCGCCTCGGAGTCCAACGCGCGCTACAAGCAGCTGATCGCCAACGGCACCATGGGCCTGTCCGTCGCCTTCGACCTGCCCACCCAGATGGGCCACGACTCGGACGCGGCCATCGCGCACGGCGAGGTCGGCAAGGTCGGGGTCGCCATCGACTCGATCGACGACATGCTGGTGCTCTTCGACGGCATCCCGCTGGACAAGGTGTCCACCTCGATGACGATCAACGCGCCCGCCGCCCTCCTGCTGCTGCTCTACCAGCTCGTCGGCGAGGAGCAGGGCGTGCCCGCCGAGCAGCTGACCGGCACCATCCAGAACGACGTGCTGAAGGAGTACATCGCGCGGGGGACGTACATCTTCCCGCCCAAGCCGTCGCTGCGGCTGATCGCCGACATCTTCGCCTACTGCAAGGCGGAGATCCCGAAGTGGAACACCATTTCGATCTCCGGTTACCACATGGCGGAGGCCGGCGCCTCGCCCGCGCAGGAGATCGCCTTCACGCTCGCCGACGGGATCGAATACGTCCGCACCGCGGTCGCCGCGGGTATGGACGTGGACGATTTCGCACCGCGGCTCTCGTTCTTCTTCGTGTCCCGCACGACGATCTTGGAAGAGGTCGCGAAATTCCGGGCGGCCCGGCGGATCTGGGCGCGGGTGATGCGCGAGGAGTTCGGCGCGAGGAATCCCAAGTCGCTGATGCTGCGCTTCCACACCCAGACCGCCGGGGTGCAGCTGACGGCGCAGCAGCCCGAGGTCAACCTGGTACGGGTCGCCGTCCAGGGCCTGGCCGCGGTACTCGGCGGCACGCAGTCGCTGCACACCAACTCCTTCGACGAGGCCATCGCGCTGCCCACCGACAAGTCGGCCAGGCTCGCGCTGCGCACCCAGCAGGTGCTGGCCTACGAGACCGACGTCACCGCCACCGTGGACCCCTTCGCGGGCAGCTACGTGGTGGAGGCGATGACCGACGAGGTCGAGGCGGCCACCGTCGAACTGATGGCGAAGGTCGAGGAGCTGGGCGGTGCGGTCGCGGCGATCGAGCACGGCTTCCAGAAGGGCGAGATCGAGCGGAACGCCTACCGCATCGCCCTGGAGACCGACGCGGGCGAGCGGGTCGTCGTCGGCGTCAACCGCTTCAAGCTGGACGAGGAGGAGCCCTACGAGCCGCTGCGGGTCGACCCGGCGATCGAGGCCCAGCAGGCCGCCAGGCTCGGCGCCCTGCGGGACGCCCGCGACCAGGACGCGGTCGACGCGGCGCTGTCCGCGCTGCAGAAGGCCGCAGCGGGCACCGAGAACGTGCTCTACCCGATGAGGGACGCGCTCAGGGCGCGCGCCACGGTCGGCGAGGTCTGCAACGCGCTGCGCGAGGTGTGGGGCACCTACGTGCCCACCGACGCCTTCTGA